A DNA window from Rhizobium sp. NXC14 contains the following coding sequences:
- a CDS encoding organic hydroperoxide resistance protein produces the protein MPILYTTKASATGGRAGRAVSENGVLDVTLTVPKELGGDGATGTNPEQLFAAGYSACFLGALKFVAGQQKVKIPEETTVSAKVGIGPREDGTGFGIEVALTVDIPGLDRETAEKLAAAAHIVCPYSHAMRTSTEVPVTVA, from the coding sequence ATGCCTATTCTCTATACGACCAAAGCCTCTGCCACCGGCGGCCGCGCCGGCCGCGCCGTTTCCGAAAACGGCGTTCTGGACGTGACACTGACCGTTCCCAAGGAACTCGGCGGTGACGGCGCGACCGGCACCAATCCCGAACAGCTCTTCGCTGCCGGCTACTCCGCCTGCTTCCTCGGTGCCTTGAAATTTGTTGCAGGCCAGCAGAAGGTCAAGATTCCGGAAGAGACGACCGTCTCCGCCAAGGTCGGCATCGGCCCGCGCGAAGACGGCACCGGCTTCGGCATCGAAGTAGCGCTGACGGTCGATATCCCCGGCCTCGACCGCGAAACCGCCGAAAAGCTTGCTGCCGCGGCCCACATCGTCTGCCCCTACAGCCACGCAATGCGCACCTCGACCGAAGTTCCGGTCACCGTCGCCTGA